The following are encoded in a window of Nocardioides houyundeii genomic DNA:
- a CDS encoding MBL fold metallo-hydrolase — protein MSSLTILAIETPSLGDRSYLVHDGEVAFVIDPQRDIGRVLALLEEHHLRLTDVFETHIHNDYVTGGLALAQRTGAAYHVNAADEVSFERTPITDGETVAAGSRMKIRAIATPGHTFTHLSYALLDGDEPYAVFTGGSLLYGATGRPDLLGEEHTDALVRHQHASAHKLAEQLPDEAEVFPTHGFGSFCAATQSESTQSTIGQEKRSNPALTQDEETYARELLEGLASWPAYYAHMGPANAAGPGAPDLSPVQPADAHELRRRIEAGEWVVDLRNRTAFAAGHAPGTLNFGLDGPFATYLGWLIEWGTPVTLLGETADDVAEAQRELVRIGIDRPAAQATGGPEYWTDGTLASFATGTFADLEQVRRHRPVLVLDVRRADEHEKTRISGAMNIPLHELPQRVAELPDAEVWVHCAGGYRAGVAASILDAAGLRPVAVDDSFANAEDVGLPVVGSEV, from the coding sequence ATGAGCAGCCTCACCATCCTCGCGATCGAGACCCCTTCCCTCGGCGACCGCAGCTACCTCGTGCACGACGGCGAGGTCGCCTTCGTGATCGATCCGCAGCGTGACATCGGCCGGGTCCTGGCTCTGCTCGAGGAGCACCACCTGAGGCTGACCGACGTCTTCGAGACCCACATCCACAACGACTACGTCACCGGCGGCCTCGCCCTGGCCCAGCGCACCGGCGCGGCCTACCACGTCAACGCCGCGGACGAGGTGTCCTTCGAGCGGACCCCGATCACCGACGGCGAGACTGTCGCCGCGGGGTCGCGGATGAAGATCCGGGCGATCGCCACCCCCGGGCACACCTTCACCCACCTCTCCTACGCCCTGCTCGACGGCGACGAGCCGTATGCGGTGTTCACCGGCGGCTCCCTGCTCTACGGGGCGACCGGACGACCGGACCTGCTCGGCGAGGAGCACACCGACGCCCTGGTGCGCCACCAGCACGCGTCGGCGCACAAGCTCGCCGAACAGCTCCCCGACGAGGCCGAGGTGTTCCCGACCCACGGCTTCGGATCCTTCTGCGCTGCCACCCAGTCCGAGTCCACCCAGTCCACGATCGGCCAGGAGAAGCGGTCCAACCCCGCCCTCACCCAGGACGAGGAGACCTACGCCCGTGAGCTCCTTGAGGGGCTGGCGTCGTGGCCGGCGTACTACGCGCACATGGGCCCGGCCAACGCCGCTGGTCCGGGAGCGCCCGACCTGTCCCCGGTCCAGCCGGCCGACGCCCACGAGCTGCGTCGGCGCATCGAGGCCGGGGAGTGGGTCGTCGACCTGCGCAACCGCACCGCCTTCGCCGCCGGCCACGCCCCGGGCACCCTCAACTTCGGCCTCGACGGCCCCTTCGCCACCTACCTGGGCTGGCTCATCGAGTGGGGCACTCCGGTGACGCTGCTCGGCGAGACCGCCGACGATGTCGCCGAGGCCCAGCGCGAGCTCGTCCGGATCGGGATCGACCGGCCCGCCGCCCAGGCCACCGGCGGCCCGGAGTACTGGACCGACGGCACGCTGGCGTCGTTCGCCACGGGCACGTTCGCCGACCTCGAGCAGGTCCGCCGCCACCGGCCGGTCCTGGTCCTCGACGTCCGCCGCGCCGACGAGCACGAGAAGACCCGCATCAGCGGCGCGATGAACATCCCGCTCCACGAGCTGCCGCAGCGCGTCGCCGAGCTGCCGGACGCAGAGGTGTGGGTGCACTGTGCCGGCGGCTACCGTGCCGGCGTCGCCGCCTCGATCCTCGACGCCGCGGGCCTGAGGCCGGTCGCCGTCGACGACAGCTTCGCGAACGCCGAGGACGTCGGTCTGCCCGTGGTCGGCTCCGAGGTCTGA
- a CDS encoding AfsR/SARP family transcriptional regulator — protein MAPPQPARLSLLGGFALVFDDEPVALPAPAERLLAQLAINHRHRPARRAVLAERMWADASPAQAASNLRSVLWRLPRPRGRQLVRSETTTLRLPADLEVDLWQGEAMAELLCTAQDPLRPLTDEDLLLLLGQDLLPDWYDEWLSVERENFRQKRLHALERYAARLREQQRFVDALSAGLTAVRAEPLRESAHRTVIEVHLAEGNHAEALRQFHDYRRLLADQLGLPPSPVIRELVAPLLGRPVERRRRPVSRRHAPGRTAER, from the coding sequence ATGGCACCACCCCAACCCGCCCGACTCTCGCTCCTAGGTGGATTCGCACTCGTCTTCGACGACGAGCCGGTGGCGCTGCCTGCGCCCGCGGAGCGGCTGCTGGCCCAGCTGGCGATCAACCATCGTCACCGCCCCGCGCGGCGGGCCGTGCTGGCCGAACGCATGTGGGCCGATGCGTCCCCGGCTCAGGCCGCCTCCAACCTGCGCTCGGTGCTGTGGCGACTCCCCCGACCCCGCGGACGTCAGCTGGTGCGGTCGGAGACCACGACCCTCCGTCTCCCCGCCGACCTCGAGGTGGACCTCTGGCAGGGCGAGGCGATGGCCGAGCTCCTCTGCACGGCGCAGGATCCTCTCCGGCCGCTCACCGACGAGGACCTCCTCCTCCTTCTCGGTCAGGACCTGCTGCCCGACTGGTACGACGAGTGGCTGAGCGTGGAACGGGAGAACTTTCGGCAGAAGCGGCTCCACGCCCTGGAGCGCTACGCCGCCCGGCTGCGCGAGCAGCAGCGGTTCGTCGACGCGTTGTCGGCCGGTCTCACGGCGGTGCGGGCAGAGCCGTTGCGCGAGTCGGCCCACCGCACCGTCATCGAGGTGCACCTGGCCGAGGGGAACCACGCCGAGGCGTTGCGCCAGTTCCACGACTACCGCCGGTTGCTGGCCGATCAGCTGGGACTTCCGCCCTCACCCGTCATCCGGGAGCTGGTCGCTCCGCTGCTCGGACGACCAGTCGAACGGCGCCGCCGCCCGGTCTCTCGCCGGCATGCCCCAGGGCGGACTGCGGAACGCTGA
- a CDS encoding manganese catalase family protein encodes MYRHTKQLQNQVKPERPDALFAAKLQELVGGQFGEMTVMMQYLWQGWNCRVPGKYKDMILDIGTEEIGHVEMLVTMMARLLEGAPSETQAQAAAANPALAAVLGGQNVQHAIVTGGAAMPTNSQGVPWNGGYIVASGNLLADFRSNVAAEAQSRLQTARVYQMTDDPGVKETLQFNLARDTYHQQQWLLGIEQLIEDGFTDGLEDSLKEVEDDEPGRTFYSFTEGSRAGEGRWAQGNTLIGDKELIFTEGVPLADDINQVPAPDPLLFATYDGSMGPGTPATRPGR; translated from the coding sequence ATGTACCGGCACACCAAGCAGCTTCAGAACCAGGTCAAGCCCGAGCGTCCCGATGCGCTCTTCGCAGCGAAGCTCCAAGAGCTCGTCGGAGGTCAGTTCGGCGAGATGACGGTGATGATGCAGTACCTCTGGCAGGGCTGGAACTGCCGCGTCCCCGGCAAGTACAAGGACATGATCCTCGACATCGGCACCGAGGAGATCGGTCACGTCGAGATGCTCGTGACGATGATGGCTCGGCTCCTCGAGGGCGCGCCGTCCGAGACCCAGGCCCAGGCGGCCGCCGCCAACCCCGCTCTCGCCGCGGTGCTCGGTGGGCAGAACGTGCAGCACGCGATCGTCACGGGCGGCGCCGCCATGCCGACCAACAGCCAGGGTGTCCCGTGGAACGGCGGCTACATCGTCGCGAGCGGCAACCTGCTGGCCGACTTCCGCAGCAACGTGGCGGCCGAGGCGCAGAGCCGGCTGCAGACGGCACGCGTCTACCAGATGACCGACGACCCGGGCGTCAAGGAGACGCTGCAGTTCAACCTGGCGCGCGACACCTACCACCAGCAGCAGTGGCTGCTGGGCATCGAGCAGCTCATCGAGGACGGCTTCACCGACGGCCTCGAGGACTCCCTCAAGGAGGTCGAGGACGACGAGCCCGGCCGCACGTTCTACTCGTTCACCGAGGGCAGCCGCGCCGGCGAGGGCCGCTGGGCCCAGGGCAACACCCTCATCGGCGACAAGGAGCTGATCTTCACCGAGGGCGTGCCGCTGGCCGACGACATCAACCAGGTCCCGGCGCCGGACCCGCTGCTGTTCGCCACCTACGACGGCAGCATGGGGCCCGGCACCCCGGCAACGCGGCCGGGTCGCTGA
- a CDS encoding DUF302 domain-containing protein has protein sequence MGSYTIAVKLSQRYEHAVEAVRSALAEQGFGILTEIDLQATFKTKLGVDVAPQVILGACRPALAHEALRAEPSIAAVLPCNVVVRALDDATTLVEAFDPEAMMGLADSPALRTIADDAKQRITAALASLDLPEEDD, from the coding sequence ATGGGCAGCTACACCATCGCCGTGAAGCTCAGCCAGCGGTACGAGCACGCCGTGGAGGCGGTCCGTTCCGCCCTGGCGGAGCAGGGGTTCGGCATCCTCACTGAGATCGACCTCCAGGCTACGTTCAAGACCAAGCTCGGAGTCGACGTCGCGCCCCAGGTCATCCTCGGGGCGTGCCGCCCGGCGCTGGCCCATGAAGCCCTGCGCGCCGAGCCGTCCATCGCCGCGGTCCTGCCGTGCAACGTCGTGGTCCGCGCGTTGGACGATGCGACCACCCTGGTCGAGGCCTTCGACCCTGAGGCGATGATGGGGCTGGCCGACAGCCCGGCCCTGCGGACCATCGCAGACGATGCCAAGCAGCGGATCACCGCAGCGCTGGCATCCCTGGACCTACCCGAGGAAGACGACTGA
- a CDS encoding phytoene desaturase family protein, giving the protein MRPITKLMAACGLSADAQAVILAENGDYTWPPHRTPTAMHAGFLHHYLQAGAYYPRGGGQVIGAHLTDVVQTHGGRVRTKARVEHILVEDGRAVGVRLRGGEEIRAGVVVSAADFHKTWSELVGEEHLTRRLRRRLDSLEMTLPMFAVYVALDVDLRERGTPPLAWVWPTNDVDGYYREVAAGRCPDRMPVGISCPTAKDPEGTHSAPPGFSTLELVSWAPKEHAFWNVSTSPADGGGYGRDERYLQLKEELTQRVLDTAELMIPDLRERMVFCEASTPITQERFTLTTGGSCYGIAPLLRNLGPFRPRVTTHIPGLFLAGGSTEHMFGINATIYGGMGTAGAVLGRDLFAEVRDGAVFVDEARLTPVTDDFDPLLASKPGSAIRRPARRRPRATA; this is encoded by the coding sequence GTGCGACCGATCACCAAGCTGATGGCCGCGTGCGGTCTCAGCGCCGACGCCCAGGCGGTGATCCTCGCCGAGAACGGCGACTACACCTGGCCTCCGCACCGCACACCCACCGCGATGCACGCGGGCTTCCTCCACCACTACCTCCAGGCGGGGGCGTACTACCCGCGAGGGGGCGGACAGGTGATCGGCGCCCACCTGACCGACGTCGTCCAGACGCACGGCGGCCGGGTCCGCACCAAGGCGCGGGTCGAGCACATCCTGGTCGAGGACGGACGGGCCGTGGGCGTCCGGCTCCGCGGCGGCGAGGAGATCCGAGCCGGGGTCGTGGTCTCAGCCGCCGACTTCCACAAGACCTGGTCCGAGCTCGTGGGGGAGGAGCACCTGACCCGACGGTTGCGGCGCCGCCTGGACAGCCTGGAGATGACGCTGCCGATGTTCGCGGTGTACGTCGCCCTCGACGTTGACCTGCGCGAGCGGGGAACCCCGCCGCTGGCCTGGGTGTGGCCCACCAACGACGTGGACGGCTACTACCGAGAGGTCGCCGCGGGCCGCTGCCCGGATCGGATGCCCGTGGGCATCAGCTGCCCCACCGCCAAGGACCCCGAGGGGACGCACTCGGCACCACCCGGGTTCTCGACCCTCGAGCTCGTCAGCTGGGCGCCGAAGGAGCACGCGTTCTGGAACGTCAGCACCAGCCCCGCGGACGGCGGCGGATACGGCCGGGACGAGCGCTACCTCCAGCTCAAGGAGGAGCTCACCCAGCGGGTGCTCGACACCGCCGAGCTGATGATCCCCGACCTCCGGGAGCGGATGGTCTTCTGCGAGGCGTCCACCCCGATCACCCAGGAGCGCTTCACGCTCACCACCGGCGGCTCCTGCTACGGGATCGCGCCGCTGCTGAGGAACCTCGGCCCGTTCCGGCCCCGGGTCACCACCCACATCCCGGGCCTGTTCCTGGCCGGCGGCAGCACCGAGCACATGTTCGGCATCAACGCCACCATCTACGGCGGGATGGGCACCGCCGGTGCCGTGCTCGGCCGTGACCTGTTCGCCGAGGTGCGCGACGGGGCCGTCTTCGTGGACGAGGCGCGCCTGACGCCGGTCACCGACGACTTCGACCCCCTGCTGGCGTCGAAGCCAGGCTCCGCCATCCGGCGACCGGCGCGCCGCCGCCCCCGGGCCACCGCCTGA
- a CDS encoding rhodanese-like domain-containing protein, whose product MSRTTPEIDVQQLADAADRGTVIDVREPAEYVAGHVPGALLVPMGQLSSQLGDLDRERPVYVVCASGNRSAAMTDLLVVAGYDAYSVAGGTSAWAQSGRQLATGLDAGPAASA is encoded by the coding sequence ATGAGCCGCACCACCCCAGAGATCGACGTCCAGCAGCTTGCAGACGCCGCGGACCGCGGCACCGTCATCGACGTCCGCGAGCCCGCGGAGTACGTCGCAGGCCACGTGCCCGGCGCCCTGCTGGTGCCGATGGGACAGCTGTCCTCGCAGCTCGGCGACCTCGACCGGGAGCGACCGGTCTACGTGGTGTGCGCCTCGGGCAACCGCAGCGCCGCGATGACCGACCTGCTGGTCGTCGCGGGGTACGACGCGTACTCCGTGGCCGGTGGCACCAGCGCCTGGGCGCAGTCCGGACGTCAGCTCGCCACCGGCCTGGACGCCGGCCCTGCCGCCTCCGCCTGA
- a CDS encoding GAF and ANTAR domain-containing protein translates to MANASDNVASALSGAAQAINVSSSLEDTLDGIVHAVLVALPEFDHAGISIIHRDGRIETLCGTDQFVWDLDELQYSLAEGPCVDAMREERVVIVEGARHDQRWPNYMPQAARRGLRAQLALQVYTGAETIGGLNLYSTESEAVPPESLQVADLFATHAAIALGQARTEDQLHQAASGRKVIGQAMGIVSERYQIPEERAFQFLVRASQTSNVKLRLVAAEIVAATNEKYAASPG, encoded by the coding sequence ATGGCGAACGCTTCTGACAACGTCGCCAGCGCACTGTCGGGTGCTGCCCAGGCGATCAACGTCTCCAGCTCCTTGGAGGACACCCTGGACGGCATCGTCCACGCCGTACTGGTGGCACTGCCCGAGTTCGACCACGCCGGCATCTCGATCATCCACAGGGACGGCAGGATCGAGACCCTGTGCGGCACGGACCAGTTCGTCTGGGACCTCGACGAGCTCCAGTACTCGCTGGCAGAGGGGCCGTGCGTCGACGCGATGCGCGAAGAGCGGGTCGTCATCGTCGAGGGGGCCCGGCACGACCAGCGCTGGCCGAACTACATGCCCCAGGCCGCCCGACGGGGGCTGCGCGCCCAGCTGGCCCTGCAGGTCTACACCGGGGCCGAGACCATCGGCGGGCTCAACCTGTACTCGACCGAGTCGGAGGCGGTTCCGCCCGAGTCCTTGCAGGTCGCCGACCTGTTCGCCACGCATGCCGCGATCGCGCTGGGCCAGGCACGCACCGAGGACCAGCTGCACCAGGCGGCATCCGGGCGCAAGGTGATCGGCCAGGCCATGGGCATCGTCTCCGAGCGCTACCAGATCCCCGAGGAACGGGCCTTCCAGTTCCTGGTCCGCGCCTCCCAGACCAGCAACGTGAAGCTGCGCCTGGTCGCCGCGGAGATCGTCGCAGCCACGAACGAGAAGTACGCGGCTTCACCGGGGTGA
- the trxA gene encoding thioredoxin, with protein MATIDLGAENFESTVNGNELVLVDFWASWCGPCRMFAPVYEKAAAAHPDIVFGKVDTEAEQALAAAAQITSIPTLMAFKGGNLVFSQPGALPAAALEQLISAVRDLDVQAALAERERSA; from the coding sequence ATGGCCACGATCGACCTGGGTGCAGAGAACTTCGAGAGCACCGTGAACGGCAACGAGCTCGTCCTCGTGGACTTCTGGGCGTCCTGGTGCGGTCCGTGCCGGATGTTCGCCCCGGTCTACGAGAAGGCTGCGGCTGCCCACCCGGACATCGTGTTCGGCAAGGTGGACACCGAAGCAGAGCAAGCCCTGGCGGCCGCCGCACAGATCACCTCCATTCCGACGCTGATGGCGTTCAAGGGCGGGAACCTGGTCTTCTCCCAGCCGGGTGCCCTGCCGGCCGCCGCCCTGGAGCAGCTCATCAGCGCGGTTCGCGACCTCGACGTCCAGGCGGCCCTCGCCGAGCGGGAGCGGAGCGCCTGA
- a CDS encoding TetR/AcrR family transcriptional regulator produces MTSDETPEAARAAAARGSRRRERTRALLLDAAELLLSQRAPEEIRIEDVAAQAGISPASVYVHFGTKDGLLAAVTERVLAVATEALRSAYAAQVSPLERFAGVGSAYRRLLLDHPAVLRYLIVTGERGPRTEVEGEVVARFSQLRGEFEQSIRDAVETGAIRQVDPELTSYFLFGAWNGVAALALRRDALVLSPERVESAVIEAGLVLLDGLILNSSSA; encoded by the coding sequence GTGACCAGCGACGAGACTCCCGAGGCCGCCCGCGCCGCGGCAGCGCGCGGGTCGCGCCGACGGGAACGCACTCGGGCGCTCCTCCTGGATGCGGCCGAGCTGCTGCTCTCCCAGCGCGCGCCCGAGGAGATCCGGATCGAGGACGTCGCCGCGCAGGCGGGCATCTCGCCCGCCTCGGTCTACGTGCACTTCGGAACCAAGGACGGGCTGCTGGCCGCCGTCACCGAGCGCGTGCTGGCCGTGGCCACCGAGGCGCTGCGCTCGGCGTACGCCGCCCAGGTCTCCCCGCTGGAGCGTTTCGCCGGCGTCGGCTCCGCCTACCGGCGACTCCTCCTGGACCACCCGGCGGTGCTGAGGTACCTCATCGTCACCGGTGAGCGCGGTCCACGCACCGAGGTCGAGGGCGAGGTGGTCGCCAGGTTCAGCCAGCTGCGCGGAGAGTTTGAGCAGAGCATCCGCGACGCCGTGGAGACCGGGGCGATCCGGCAGGTCGATCCGGAGCTGACCTCGTACTTCCTGTTCGGCGCCTGGAACGGGGTCGCCGCGCTCGCGCTGCGCAGGGACGCCCTCGTGCTGTCGCCGGAGCGGGTGGAGTCGGCGGTGATCGAGGCTGGACTGGTGCTGCTCGACGGACTCATCCTGAACTCGTCGTCGGCCTGA
- a CDS encoding putative manganese transporter encodes MLELVIRPMADAFMQVGVFVALLAAPFGWARYRWGDRLDAALERRRGWGPLVAALLTVPPGCGGAIIVMAVYSRGAVSYGAAVSALVATMGDASWVLLAADPVLTLQLKVLLVVTGTATGYAVDLLGMAPRLRDDGPAAAPVAACGGRIAAADGPGPGVLQREAPTAVGATPQGTSVLAGVQDLGPLPAALWLFLGGGLLVSLPVTFQLADPAALGAALFGGVDPYLSLGAVGTTLCLVAFVRDGFKVADDDTSTASPASVTAMLRHSGREVAFVTVWVAAAYLAWSLVQAGTGFDGSQLPLFGLTGVVVGACVGLIPGCAIQIVFAGIFLAGGMPLSTLVANTVSQDGDALIPLLALEHRSALLATVLTTIPALAVGAGILLLG; translated from the coding sequence GTGCTCGAGCTCGTCATCCGTCCGATGGCCGACGCCTTCATGCAGGTCGGCGTCTTCGTGGCCCTGCTCGCGGCCCCTTTCGGGTGGGCACGCTATCGGTGGGGGGACCGGCTGGACGCAGCCCTGGAGCGACGACGTGGGTGGGGCCCCCTGGTGGCGGCCCTGCTCACGGTCCCCCCGGGATGTGGCGGCGCCATCATCGTGATGGCGGTCTACTCCCGGGGGGCGGTCTCCTACGGGGCGGCGGTCTCCGCGCTGGTCGCCACCATGGGGGACGCATCCTGGGTGCTGCTCGCCGCCGACCCGGTCCTGACGCTGCAGCTGAAGGTGCTGCTCGTGGTCACGGGCACCGCGACCGGGTACGCGGTGGACCTGCTCGGCATGGCGCCCCGGTTGCGTGACGACGGTCCCGCAGCCGCCCCGGTCGCGGCGTGCGGGGGGCGGATCGCCGCAGCGGACGGCCCGGGGCCTGGAGTCCTGCAGCGCGAGGCGCCCACGGCGGTCGGGGCCACGCCCCAGGGCACCTCGGTCCTGGCAGGGGTACAGGATCTCGGTCCGCTGCCGGCCGCTCTCTGGCTCTTCCTGGGGGGCGGCCTGCTGGTCAGCCTCCCGGTCACGTTCCAGCTCGCGGATCCCGCGGCGCTGGGCGCGGCGCTGTTCGGCGGCGTCGACCCCTACCTGAGCCTGGGTGCCGTGGGCACGACCCTGTGCCTGGTGGCCTTCGTCCGCGACGGCTTCAAGGTCGCCGACGACGACACCAGCACGGCGAGCCCGGCCTCGGTGACAGCGATGCTGCGGCACAGCGGGCGTGAGGTCGCCTTCGTGACGGTCTGGGTCGCGGCGGCGTATCTCGCCTGGTCGCTCGTCCAGGCCGGCACCGGGTTCGACGGCTCCCAGCTCCCGCTCTTCGGCCTGACCGGCGTGGTCGTGGGTGCCTGCGTGGGCCTGATCCCGGGTTGCGCCATCCAGATCGTCTTCGCCGGGATCTTCCTGGCGGGCGGGATGCCGTTGTCCACCCTGGTCGCCAACACGGTGAGCCAGGACGGGGATGCGCTCATCCCGTTGCTCGCGCTGGAGCACCGCTCGGCGCTGCTCGCCACCGTCCTCACCACGATCCCGGCCCTGGCAGTGGGCGCCGGCATCCTCCTGCTCGGCTGA
- a CDS encoding sulfite exporter TauE/SafE family protein has translation MSVTLLVALLAGALIGLSLGALGGGGSILAVPVLVYLLDQSATQATTGSLVVVGVTSLIGASTAHRAGNVLLGRGVIFGAVAIGGAALGAKAAAHVADDVLLAAFALVMLVVGGVMAWRQFRHTRGGTTDPRPALDDPIITFSPTFACNCPRAIKVVLTATTVGLLTGFLGVGGGFLVVPALLLALALPMRYAAGTSLVVITITSAAALAVRAGAGASPDWALVLTLTATSGVAAVVGARLANRLETARLQAAFTVLVLAVALYTAARAIPVLL, from the coding sequence GTGAGCGTCACACTCCTCGTCGCGCTCCTCGCGGGCGCGCTCATCGGGCTCAGCCTGGGCGCCCTCGGCGGCGGCGGGTCCATCCTCGCCGTCCCGGTCTTGGTCTACCTGCTCGACCAGAGCGCCACCCAGGCAACCACCGGCTCCCTGGTGGTGGTGGGCGTGACCTCGCTGATCGGGGCCAGCACCGCCCACCGCGCGGGCAACGTGCTGCTCGGTCGCGGCGTCATCTTCGGCGCCGTGGCGATCGGCGGAGCCGCGCTCGGAGCGAAGGCCGCGGCCCACGTGGCCGACGACGTCCTGCTGGCGGCGTTCGCCCTGGTGATGCTCGTCGTGGGTGGGGTGATGGCGTGGCGCCAGTTCCGGCACACCAGGGGTGGCACCACCGACCCGCGGCCGGCGCTGGACGACCCGATCATCACCTTCAGCCCCACCTTCGCCTGCAACTGCCCACGCGCCATCAAGGTGGTCCTGACCGCCACGACCGTGGGACTGCTCACCGGCTTCCTCGGGGTCGGCGGAGGCTTCCTGGTCGTCCCCGCACTGCTGCTCGCCCTGGCCCTGCCGATGCGGTACGCCGCGGGCACGTCACTGGTGGTCATCACGATCACCAGTGCCGCGGCACTGGCCGTCCGGGCCGGCGCCGGTGCCAGCCCCGACTGGGCGCTGGTGCTGACGCTCACCGCCACGTCCGGCGTGGCCGCGGTCGTGGGCGCCCGCCTCGCGAACCGGCTGGAGACCGCCCGGCTGCAGGCCGCCTTCACCGTCCTCGTGCTTGCGGTCGCGCTGTACACCGCCGCCCGAGCGATACCTGTCCTGCTCTGA
- a CDS encoding phytoene desaturase family protein, which translates to MTQTTPVPSPDVSLHVRPGAGQDGDPEVWDAVVVGAGPGGLTCAAYLAANGKRVLVLEANQVVGGSTQVFRRAGNKFEFDVGTHYVGECGPGGRMQTALSGLALTERIKWLRQRPEGHCQIMIPGTTFQTPTGWDTYLDRLIEAFPDEEPGLRRCVKVMRTIAAGERPRMRPFALLRWGCDRSPS; encoded by the coding sequence ATGACGCAGACCACGCCCGTCCCCAGCCCGGATGTGAGCCTGCACGTGCGCCCGGGGGCCGGTCAGGACGGTGACCCGGAGGTCTGGGACGCGGTGGTGGTCGGCGCCGGACCGGGCGGCCTCACCTGCGCGGCGTACCTGGCGGCCAACGGCAAGCGGGTGCTGGTTCTGGAGGCCAACCAGGTGGTCGGCGGCAGCACCCAGGTCTTCCGCCGCGCCGGCAACAAGTTCGAGTTCGACGTCGGCACCCACTACGTCGGCGAGTGCGGACCCGGGGGGAGAATGCAGACGGCGCTGTCCGGACTGGCCCTGACCGAGCGCATCAAGTGGCTCCGCCAGCGCCCCGAGGGCCACTGCCAGATCATGATCCCCGGTACCACGTTCCAGACGCCGACCGGCTGGGACACCTACCTGGACCGCCTGATCGAGGCCTTCCCCGACGAGGAGCCCGGCCTGCGACGGTGCGTCAAGGTGATGCGCACCATCGCCGCCGGCGAACGGCCGCGCATGCGCCCCTTCGCGCTGCTGCGCTGGGGGTGCGACCGATCACCAAGCTGA
- a CDS encoding metal-sensitive transcriptional regulator produces the protein MKLDPTEMTPVVNRLKRARGQLDGVLRMLEEGRDCEDVVTQLAAVSKALDRAGFAIVATGLQQCLTNGDDVDSLDVKKMEKLFLSLA, from the coding sequence ATGAAGCTTGACCCCACCGAGATGACCCCGGTCGTCAACCGCCTCAAGCGTGCCCGAGGTCAGCTCGACGGCGTCCTGCGGATGCTCGAGGAGGGCCGCGACTGCGAGGACGTCGTCACCCAGCTCGCAGCGGTCTCCAAGGCGCTGGACCGCGCCGGCTTCGCGATCGTCGCCACGGGGCTCCAGCAGTGCCTGACCAACGGCGACGACGTCGACAGCCTGGACGTGAAGAAGATGGAGAAGCTCTTCCTCTCCCTGGCCTGA